The window CACGCAGTGTTTGAAATGAATTCCCCCCCCGAAAAGGAATAAGACTGTGTTACCTAGCAGGAGGTGATCACGTCTTGGCAGCCGGAAAGACGGAAGTGGCCTAGCAACTCTGACAAGCGTGGCAACGCTGCGAAACCAATCAAAGAGGTGCCTATGGATGAATACGAAGAAGCATCGATACCTATCGAAAACCATCCGCTGATCGGCACAAAGCTTGGCATCCGCGTAGATAAACTTGACTTGGATTGCACCCTTGAGGTTGAAAGCGTCTGGATAGACGATGAAGGCGACATCTCGGTTTACGGCTTAGTTAGCCCACTGATTGACGGCCTTGACCACCTTGAGGCACCAATAGAATACACAAATACAATTCATTAAGGATAAGGCAATGACCAAACCAGATTGGGAGGCCATCGAATCGGCATACCGAGCTGGCTTGATGTCTCTGCGTGAAATTGCTTCTCAACACAACATTAGTGAAGGGGCAATACGCAAGCGGGCAAAGCGCGATGACTGGTCACGCGACTTGGCTGCAAAGGTAAAAGAGCGTGCTGATGATTTGGTACGCAAAGCAGAGGTACGCAAACAAGTACGCGCAGAGAACAGTTTTAGCGAGCGCGTACTTGTTGAAGCTACTGCTGAGGTCATTGCTACCGTCAGGATGGAGCACAGGGGCGACATTCGCCGGGCACGAGAAATCACCAACTCTTTGTTTGATGAGCTTGGGGCAGAATGTGCAGATGTCGAGTCGCTACGTAAACTGGGTGAGATGATGCTTGACCCTGATGAGAATGGCCGTGATCGCCTTAATGAGGTGTATCAGTCGATCATCAGCATGCCTGAGCGCGTGAAGTCAGTGAAAGCACTTAGCGATGCGCTGAAAAACCTCATCGGCCTTGAGCGGCAGGCCTACGATATTGATGGCCCAGAAGGCGACAACTCTGTTAAGAAGCTTTCTGACCTGATGGACTCACTGTCTCAGGGGGCGTAATGAAACCTGAGCACCTCAAGCTGCTGGCGAATAAAGACTGGCGGCTGAATAACCTCTACTGGATCACCGACAAAGAAGGCAAGCCGATACGATTCAGAATGACACCTGAGCAGCGGGAATATTTCGAAGGCATCCATACTCGCAACATCATCCTCAAGGCGCGCCAGCTCGGTTTCACGACCGAGGTTTGCATCATTCAACTTGATGCAGCGCTATTCGAGTCAGCAAAGTGCGCCCTGATCGCCCACACGCTTAACGACGCCAAGCGATTGTTTCGCGAAAAGGTGAAATACGCCTACGACAACCTGCCTGATGAAATCAAAGCCGCCAACCCAGCGAGCAATGACTCAGCCGGGGAGTTGGTGTTTAAGAAGGGCGGCTCACTGTATGTAAGCACCTCATTCCGTGGCGGTACGCTGCGTTACCTGCACGTTTCAGAGTTCGGAAAGATATGCGCTAAGTATCCAGATAAGGCCCGTGAGATTGTCACAGGCGCGTTTGAGGCCGTATCAACCGGATGCTTTGCCACTATCGAGAGCACTGCTGAAGGTCGCGCCGGTTATTTCTTCGATTACTGCCAGTCGGCAGAGAAAGCACAGTTGCAGGGTAAAAAACTATCAGCACTGGACTGGAAGTTTTTCTTCTTCTCCTGGTGGAAAAATCCGCAGTACGCAATTGACCCTGTAGAGCCAATCCCGCAGCGTCTGGTTGATTACTTCAGCGAGATGGAAGCCAAGCATGGCGTAACTCTCAACGAGCGACAGAAAGCCTGGTACTACGCCAAAGAAAAGACCCTTGGCGATGACATGAAGCGGGAATATCCAACCATCCCCGCCGAAGCATTCCAGCAATCAGTCGAGGGCGCGTATTACGCCAAACAGTTCCGCTGGCTCTACACCAACAAGCGGATCGGTGCGCTACCTGATAACTCACATCTACCGGTTCACACGTTCTGGGATATCGGTGTGGGTGACTCTACGGCCATCTGGTTCGTGCGTGAAGTGGGTGAAGAATTCCACATCATCGACTACTACGAGAACTCTGGCGAGGGCTTGCGGCACTACATGAAAGTGCTTAAAGACCGCGGCTATAAGTACGGCGACCACTGGGGTCCGCACGACATTGAAAACCGGGAGTTTGGTTCTGATGCTAAATCCCGAAAGGAACTGGCGCGCGAAGGCTACGAAATCGACGGTCAGGTTTATTCCATGACATTCAAAGTGGTTCCGAAAACTGGCGTTGATACCGGCATTGAATCCGTGCGTGAAATCCTACCGAAATGTGTCTTTGACGATGAGAAGTGTGCAGAAGGCATCACTCATCTGGAAGGCTACCGTAAGGAATGGGACGACAAGCGCGGCTGCTGGAAAGACAAGCCATTACATGACCACACCTCTCACGGCTCTGATGGTTTCCGCTACTTTGCTGTAGCCAAGAACAACCACAAACAAGTCGGCGCTATACTCTTCTAAGGAGCCACTCAGTGAGTGAACAAAAAGACGAGATTCAGTTCCTCGTAAATACCCTCGCTGAAACAATGGCGGTGGGACGCCAGCGAGCTTTGTATGCTGGTCAATTCAACGGGAACACTAAGCGAACCAAGCTTTGGGATGAATTCGGGTACCCGGACGCCGTAAGCTTTGACATGCTTTATCGTGCATACCGGCGTAACTCTGCTGCATATGCTGGCATCCACAAGACGCTGGATTCCTGCTGGGTAGATAAGCCAGTGATTATTGATGGCCCAGTTGCGGATAAATCCAAGAAAGAAACCGAATGGGAAAAAACAGTTACCAAGTTGTTGAAGAAGCACTGGGCAAAAATCAAAGATGCTGACCGACGCAACATGGTTGGGCATTACTCGGCGATCATCCTGCAGATAAAAGACAATCGGGCATGGTCTGAGCCTGTAGATACAGAACTTGTAGGTAAACTTGGCGAGGCAGCTCTTGTGAAGCTCATTCCCGCATGGGAATCACAAATTAAGCCTGGCAACTACGATATTGACACCCTCTCAGATACGTATGGTCAACCAGTAAATTACACGTTCAATGAGCAGCCTGTTGGCGATGATGGCACTTATGGAAATGTCCGTAGCGTCACTGTACACCCGAGTCGCGTGATAATCATCGCAGAGGGCTCTGAAGACGAAAACATGTTATCTGGCATCCCGCTTAACGAGGCCGGATACAACGACCTTCTCGACATTGAAAAGGCCAAGGGTGGGAGCGCTGAAGGTTTCCTGAAGAACGCAAGTCGTCAACTTGGCATCCAATTCGATGGTCAAACAGATATGCAAACCATCGCTCAGCAGGCGAAGGATGCAGGTTATAAAGACCTCGGCGAAGCGATGAATGACAAAATCAGCAAGCTTAACCGAGGTACTGACTCTGCGCTGGTAACACAATCAGGCACGACATCGGTTCTATCAGTAGCTGCAGCAGACCCCACACCGACCTGGACGGTATCAGCAAATAGCTACGCATCGACCATCCGCTGCCCGTTCAACATCCTATTTGGCAAGCAAACAGGTAATCTGGCATCCACAGAAGACAAAAAGGCATGGGCGGCCACTTGCAACGAGCGTCGTGGGAGCTTTATGTCGTGGATCATCACGACCGTCATTGAACGTTGGTGTGATATCGGCGTCATCCCTCAGCCGAATAACGGGGAAATCACTGTTGATTGGTCTGATTTACTTGCGCCAGGCGACAGCGAAAAACTCGACAACATGGGCAAGATGGCCGACGTGGCTTACAAAACCCAACAGGCGTTTGGAACATCAGCCGTAGAAATTAACGAGGTCAGGGCAGCTGGTGAGCTTGAACCAATCAAGGAGCCAGCCAAGCCTAACCCAGATGAGAAACTCACCGATAAGGACCCGCTGACAGATGATAACGACAGCGAAACCCCGAATCGGGACGCCAATAGTACCCCGTAACAAAGCCGACCCTACTCAGTCATACCGCCAAGTCAACAAGATGTTCAGGGATATCGAATCCAGATACCTTGGCATCAAGACTGCGCTTAGGTCGCTATTAGATCAGCGGCTAGTAGGGCGAGAAATCGCAAGCAATGCACAAGCAGCCCATGCCATGCACGATGGGATACTTTATCAGGTCAATGCCGGGGCGTTCATCTATGACATGACAGCGCAACAGTTGGCTGACTTGCTGGAGCATGTGCAGGTGATTTTAGATGACTACCTGCTTGAAGGTATTGGCCAGGACATATGGGCGCTAACGTACATCGCTGAGGAATATCAACGAGGCACGTTAAACGCCTACACCAACCTTTCTGCTCAATCGCCGATATATGAGTCGCAAACCACGCTTGTGCAGCTTCTATCATCCCCTGCCTATCAGAACCAAATAGGTGCGGCATACGTATCAGCTTATAGCGACTGGAAGGGTATTAGCGATAAAGCCAGGACAGACCTTGCCAATGTTATTGCGGATGCCATCGGTCGGGGAATAAGCCCGAGAGAAACGGCAAGAATCGTCAGCAAACGCCTTGATGTCAGCATGACGCAAGCCAAGGTCATCGCTCAAACAGAGCAAGTGGGCGCACTGAGGCAAGCACAGTGGCAAGAAACAGACTGGGCAAGGGATAGGCTTGGCCTAAACACGAAAGTGCTATGGCTGTCCGCTCTCAAGCCAACAACACGAGCATGGCATGCCGCACGACATGGCAGGACGTATACCACTGAAGAGGTTAAGGCGTTCTATGCCGAGAATGGCAACCGCTATAACTGCTACTGCGCAAACATCCCTGTGCTTGTCGATGATGACGGCAAGGTGGTCAACGAAGGGATGGTGTCGCGGCTAATTGAAGAGAAAAAGCAGTGGCAAGATGAATATCAGAAGGCTGCCTGATGGCGGCCTTTTTTATTGCCTGAAATCCACCAAAGAGGACACAGCATGTCGCGTAAAAGCGTCAACGTGCTGACCGTCATCAACTCAGCCTCAAACATTACAACCGAAACCATCAATGGTAGCGAGCATATCGTCGTGAAAGGCGTCGTGCCGATTGTTGATGACGTGGTGATGAACGGCGGGTTGTACCCGGCAGCAGAGATTAACCAGGGGTTCGGGACAATGGAGCGAAAGCTCATGCCTCTCGGGCATCCTAAAGTCGATGGGAACTATGTCAGCGCTAACGACCCCGTAGCTGTTAATGACTTCCATGGCGGGGCGTTCGCTATGAACGTAACCAAGGCAGATGGCCGGGTAGTCATGGATATGGCCGTTAACCGCCGGTATGCCGAGGCACACCCGAAAGGCGCGAAGCTGCTTGAGCGGCTTGATGCGATGGTAAACAAAGAGCAGGTAGAGCCAATCCATATTTCAACCGGGCTGCTGCTTAACAAGCAGGCGAGCAAGGGTGAGTCCCGCGGGAAAAAGTACACCTGGATTGCTAGCAACATGCAGTTCGACCACATCGCTATTCTTCTTGATGAACCCGGCGCAGCGACCCCGGATGATGGCGTAGGCATCTTCGTAAACGCTGCTGGCGATCAGCTTCAAATCGAAACAGTAAACCTCGCTGACGGCGCGGATTGCACGAAAGAAGGGCTGATCAACAAAACCAAATTCTTCTTCACGAACGCCTCCAACTTCTCCTTCGACGATATCCAGCGAGCGCTGAGCCAGAAGCTTCGCGAAGGCAAGCCTGATGACTGTTATGCATGGCCTGATTCTGTATGGCCAGACAAGTTTATCTATAGCGCTGAAGGCAAAACATACCAACAGAAGTACCTCATCGACGATGACGGCACCGCTGAATTCGTCGGCGAACCTGTAGAAGTCGTGCGCAAACCCACTGAGTACGAAATTAAAACCAACGGAGCTAATAACCCGATGAAAGACATGATTGTTAACGCACTGAAAGCGAAAGGTAAGCCGACTGAAGGCAAGACCGACGCAGAGCTTTTCGATGCATTCAACCAAATGAATGCGGAGGAAGCGGCCGCAAAAACTGAGACGCCGGAAGAGAAAGCGGCTCGATTGCAGAAAGAGGCTGACGACAAAGCAGCAAAAGACAAGGCGAATAACAGTGAACAGGCTCCTGCCTGGTTCGCACCGTTTGCAGAAAAACTGAACGCCATCGAAACCGGCATGACCGCCAACTCCGATAAAGAGAAGGGCGAGAAGCGCTCAGCAGTGAAAGCCAAGTTCGGCATGACCGATACAGCTGTTAACGCGCTGGACGGCGAGGCCCTGAACGAGCTGTTCGCAAAATGCCCAACCTCTACTGGTCTGAACGGCTCTTTCCGTCAGGTCAATTCCAATGAAACTTTCAGCGAAATGCCGGAGTAAATAATGGCTAAAGATGGGAAACATATTATTCATGCGGGTGGTGTCTATCCAAACCCATTACTTAATCGTGAAGGTGCAGCAGCCGCTTCGACGCCTCCTGGCACGATCGGTTTCTTTGCTGCGGACAAATTCACCGCTTCCGTTGCCGGTAATGAAGCCGCAATCCTCTATGTTGCCAACAAGGATTATCTGCGCTGCCTTTCCGTTGATGATGCCATTCCCGCCGGTGAGCTGGTCGTAGGCATTCAACCGCTTCAAGGGATGTTCCTGAACGTGCGAGCAGCAGCCGGCACTTACACCAAAGGCCAGGCTCTTTCTGTCGCAAATGGTCGCGTGAAGGTTGCAGCAGGTGATGAGTCTGTTCGCTGCTACGTGGAAGAAGACAAGCCATATACCACGGCAGCAGGCGATCTGCTGCGCGTCGTAATTAAGTAAGGAGCACTGAATGTTAGTTTATTCAAAGAAAATCGGTCAGGAAACTGGCAACCTGGAGATTAACCAGGAGCAGTTCAATTCTCTGACGGCAGAACGTAACGCGGGTGCTCAGGCCGCAGCAGACTTTATTGCACGAGCACAATTCCGTGGCATGGCAGAGCAAGCTCCGCGACTGGACGCGGTTAACGCAGTAGATGATATTCGTCGCCTGTACCGCGCATTTGACACCACGGTCCTGCAGCAGTTTGAGCCAAACACTGAGTTCACCCTGCTGAACGACCTGATGCCGTTGTCTCGCTCTGTTCGTCTGGAGCAATCACGCTATGACTATGCTCGTACCGGTGGCCGTGGCTGGGCGCATACGTCCATGTCTGGTCAGGTTGGTGCCGCGTTAGATGCTCGTTCCTACACCTTTGACGGCACCATGGTTCCGATCCATGACTCCGGCTTTAAGTTCGAGTGGCGTGATCCGATCTTCAATAGTCCATCAGCACTGCAGTCTCAGTCTGATGCTCAGCGTGGTTCTGTTGAGGATGTTCAGCGTCGCTACGTTGACTACATCTATAACGGATTCCGCGATAAAACCGGCGGGTTTGCCGTTTTTGACGGTTTAACCTGGAAGGGGTTGAAAGATGATGAGCGAGTAGCTCAAATCGATCTGGGTGCATCCGGTCTCAACGTCGACTTCACCTCTGCATCGGCTACGTCTCAAGCTCTGCGTGCAGGGGCTATCGCATTGCGCGATCAGTTGCGCCGCATCAACAACCAATATGCAGACCAGACTTGGTATGTTTCAGGTGAAATTATTTCCAACTTGGAACGCTATTTCTCCGATAACTTCCAGTCAGGTACGGTCATGTCAGAAATCCTGAAATTGACCGGCATCTCTGCGATCAAAGAAGACAGTCAGCTTTCTGGAAACGAAATCGTCATCGTCCCACTGCGTGCTGGTGTTATCGCTCCGATCGTCGGCCAAGCAATCGGGACTGTTGCCTCTCCGCGCCCGGAATACAACAGTGACTATATCTGGCGTACATGGGGTGCGATGGGGTTGATGGTCAAGCAGGACATCAACAACAAATACTCCGTAATCCACGCATCTAGTTAAGGGATAAATCATGGCACTGGTAGAAATAGTGGCAAGTAATCTGCACGCCGGTGCCAACCTTCGCAAGCTGGGGGTTGGTGAGGTTGTAGAGGTTGATGATTCAACTGCAGAGCGGTGGAAGGCATCAGGCAAGGCGAAGGCTACTGAAGAGAAGAAAGGCGAAAAGTTAGTTTTTGAAGTAGCCAGCCCGGGTAAAGCAGAATCAGCAGCTAAGAAGGATAAGTAAAGATGGCAACCCCGCTTACGCCAGAAGATGTGCAAGCCTTTCTCGCTGAGCTGGGCTATACCATCCCATCCGCCTTGCTGACACCAATCCTTTGTCGCGTTAACTCCATCATCGATTGCTTGGATGGGGCAGGCTATGACGACTGCACGCAAACACTAATCATGATGTATGCGGCTGCGCTAATGTCTGCCTCATCCGGTGCCAGGAAGATTAAATCTCAAAGCGCACCGTCTGGAGCAAGCAGATCATTCGAGTACGGTGAGGATTCAGTTACCTGGTTACGCAATTCACTGCTGTCTCTGGATACCGCTGGTTGCACGGGTGCGCTGCCAATATCTGCAGGGCCATCGGTTGGCTTTTTTGACGTTGTTGGAGGGTGCTGATGGCTGATAGAGAAAAGGGAGGTTGGCTTCCAGGAATTATTCCACGGCATGAACCAGATTCAGAAATAGAGCAGATTGATTCCAGAGTAGATATTTTTTTGGTAGAGCCTGAATTATCGAGATTTAA is drawn from Serratia entomophila and contains these coding sequences:
- a CDS encoding terminase, with the protein product MKPEHLKLLANKDWRLNNLYWITDKEGKPIRFRMTPEQREYFEGIHTRNIILKARQLGFTTEVCIIQLDAALFESAKCALIAHTLNDAKRLFREKVKYAYDNLPDEIKAANPASNDSAGELVFKKGGSLYVSTSFRGGTLRYLHVSEFGKICAKYPDKAREIVTGAFEAVSTGCFATIESTAEGRAGYFFDYCQSAEKAQLQGKKLSALDWKFFFFSWWKNPQYAIDPVEPIPQRLVDYFSEMEAKHGVTLNERQKAWYYAKEKTLGDDMKREYPTIPAEAFQQSVEGAYYAKQFRWLYTNKRIGALPDNSHLPVHTFWDIGVGDSTAIWFVREVGEEFHIIDYYENSGEGLRHYMKVLKDRGYKYGDHWGPHDIENREFGSDAKSRKELAREGYEIDGQVYSMTFKVVPKTGVDTGIESVREILPKCVFDDEKCAEGITHLEGYRKEWDDKRGCWKDKPLHDHTSHGSDGFRYFAVAKNNHKQVGAILF
- a CDS encoding DUF1073 domain-containing protein — protein: MSEQKDEIQFLVNTLAETMAVGRQRALYAGQFNGNTKRTKLWDEFGYPDAVSFDMLYRAYRRNSAAYAGIHKTLDSCWVDKPVIIDGPVADKSKKETEWEKTVTKLLKKHWAKIKDADRRNMVGHYSAIILQIKDNRAWSEPVDTELVGKLGEAALVKLIPAWESQIKPGNYDIDTLSDTYGQPVNYTFNEQPVGDDGTYGNVRSVTVHPSRVIIIAEGSEDENMLSGIPLNEAGYNDLLDIEKAKGGSAEGFLKNASRQLGIQFDGQTDMQTIAQQAKDAGYKDLGEAMNDKISKLNRGTDSALVTQSGTTSVLSVAAADPTPTWTVSANSYASTIRCPFNILFGKQTGNLASTEDKKAWAATCNERRGSFMSWIITTVIERWCDIGVIPQPNNGEITVDWSDLLAPGDSEKLDNMGKMADVAYKTQQAFGTSAVEINEVRAAGELEPIKEPAKPNPDEKLTDKDPLTDDNDSETPNRDANSTP
- a CDS encoding phage minor head protein translates to MITTAKPRIGTPIVPRNKADPTQSYRQVNKMFRDIESRYLGIKTALRSLLDQRLVGREIASNAQAAHAMHDGILYQVNAGAFIYDMTAQQLADLLEHVQVILDDYLLEGIGQDIWALTYIAEEYQRGTLNAYTNLSAQSPIYESQTTLVQLLSSPAYQNQIGAAYVSAYSDWKGISDKARTDLANVIADAIGRGISPRETARIVSKRLDVSMTQAKVIAQTEQVGALRQAQWQETDWARDRLGLNTKVLWLSALKPTTRAWHAARHGRTYTTEEVKAFYAENGNRYNCYCANIPVLVDDDGKVVNEGMVSRLIEEKKQWQDEYQKAA
- a CDS encoding DUF2213 domain-containing protein, producing the protein MSRKSVNVLTVINSASNITTETINGSEHIVVKGVVPIVDDVVMNGGLYPAAEINQGFGTMERKLMPLGHPKVDGNYVSANDPVAVNDFHGGAFAMNVTKADGRVVMDMAVNRRYAEAHPKGAKLLERLDAMVNKEQVEPIHISTGLLLNKQASKGESRGKKYTWIASNMQFDHIAILLDEPGAATPDDGVGIFVNAAGDQLQIETVNLADGADCTKEGLINKTKFFFTNASNFSFDDIQRALSQKLREGKPDDCYAWPDSVWPDKFIYSAEGKTYQQKYLIDDDGTAEFVGEPVEVVRKPTEYEIKTNGANNPMKDMIVNALKAKGKPTEGKTDAELFDAFNQMNAEEAAAKTETPEEKAARLQKEADDKAAKDKANNSEQAPAWFAPFAEKLNAIETGMTANSDKEKGEKRSAVKAKFGMTDTAVNALDGEALNELFAKCPTSTGLNGSFRQVNSNETFSEMPE
- a CDS encoding major capsid protein, translated to MLVYSKKIGQETGNLEINQEQFNSLTAERNAGAQAAADFIARAQFRGMAEQAPRLDAVNAVDDIRRLYRAFDTTVLQQFEPNTEFTLLNDLMPLSRSVRLEQSRYDYARTGGRGWAHTSMSGQVGAALDARSYTFDGTMVPIHDSGFKFEWRDPIFNSPSALQSQSDAQRGSVEDVQRRYVDYIYNGFRDKTGGFAVFDGLTWKGLKDDERVAQIDLGASGLNVDFTSASATSQALRAGAIALRDQLRRINNQYADQTWYVSGEIISNLERYFSDNFQSGTVMSEILKLTGISAIKEDSQLSGNEIVIVPLRAGVIAPIVGQAIGTVASPRPEYNSDYIWRTWGAMGLMVKQDINNKYSVIHASS
- a CDS encoding DUF7370 family protein yields the protein MATPLTPEDVQAFLAELGYTIPSALLTPILCRVNSIIDCLDGAGYDDCTQTLIMMYAAALMSASSGARKIKSQSAPSGASRSFEYGEDSVTWLRNSLLSLDTAGCTGALPISAGPSVGFFDVVGGC